In Sebaldella termitidis ATCC 33386, one DNA window encodes the following:
- a CDS encoding MATE family efflux transporter, producing MTVTKIKNGSMSKEFIKFVIPAIISMVVTSMYSIIDGIFVGRGVGENALAAVNIAYPLIMLHIALAMLVAIGGANAFSINKGRGDIKNANRIFLQSMILIVGISVILNVLILVFPTQVSRLLGADDMLLPYVRDYIKWVALFAVIYMPGLALSIFIRNDDAPKREMTGTLIGAVTNIVLDYLFIMVFDMGVSGAAIATGIGQLVSTFIFMTHFTKKNRLLKIEKVKFYIDDIKYIFINGSPSFLMEFSQAAVAFSFNIVLLSRIGALGVSAYSIVMYICSIFNMILIGLVQGIQPIMSFNYGKGNRENIQKVYKMAVRTSLCLTVIVYIAVFIFGKALSDIFIRNNTQVTNMALNMMRYYFLAFFPIGISLINILYFQIIRHEKWAVFLSFIRCIGFVQLSLLIMPELFGITGIFLSFLCGELANCFISVILYKYAEKSQSNTVKISDKKVLFRNIETD from the coding sequence ATGACTGTTACAAAAATAAAAAACGGAAGTATGTCGAAGGAATTTATAAAGTTTGTTATTCCGGCAATTATCAGCATGGTCGTAACTTCGATGTATAGTATTATCGACGGTATTTTCGTGGGACGGGGAGTAGGTGAAAATGCTCTTGCTGCTGTAAATATTGCCTATCCTCTGATCATGCTTCATATTGCACTTGCTATGCTTGTGGCAATAGGCGGTGCCAATGCATTTTCCATTAATAAAGGCAGGGGAGATATAAAAAATGCCAACAGAATATTTTTGCAGAGTATGATTCTGATAGTCGGAATCAGTGTTATCCTTAATGTTTTGATACTGGTATTTCCAACACAGGTCAGCAGACTTCTGGGGGCAGATGACATGCTGCTTCCTTATGTGCGTGATTATATAAAATGGGTAGCGTTATTTGCAGTTATTTATATGCCCGGACTTGCACTCAGCATTTTTATCCGGAACGATGATGCTCCAAAGCGTGAGATGACAGGAACTTTAATCGGAGCAGTAACCAATATAGTACTTGACTATTTGTTTATCATGGTATTTGATATGGGTGTTTCCGGAGCTGCGATTGCTACAGGAATAGGGCAGTTGGTTTCGACATTTATTTTTATGACACATTTTACAAAGAAAAACCGGTTATTGAAAATAGAAAAAGTAAAATTCTACATTGATGATATAAAATATATATTTATAAATGGAAGTCCGTCATTTTTGATGGAATTCAGCCAGGCAGCAGTAGCTTTCAGTTTTAATATTGTTCTGCTGTCACGTATCGGAGCTCTGGGAGTATCAGCTTACAGCATTGTTATGTATATATGTTCAATATTTAATATGATACTTATTGGTCTTGTGCAGGGAATACAGCCGATTATGAGCTTTAATTACGGGAAGGGCAACAGAGAAAATATCCAAAAAGTTTATAAAATGGCGGTAAGGACATCATTATGCCTGACGGTTATCGTATATATAGCAGTATTTATTTTCGGAAAAGCATTATCAGATATTTTTATACGAAATAATACGCAGGTTACAAATATGGCCTTGAATATGATGAGATACTATTTTCTGGCCTTTTTCCCAATTGGTATTTCGCTGATTAATATTTTATATTTTCAAATAATAAGACATGAAAAATGGGCTGTTTTTCTTTCATTTATAAGGTGTATAGGCTTCGTTCAGCTGTCGCTTCTTATAATGCCGGAATTGTTTGGAATTACAGGTATATTTCTTTCGTTTTTATGCGGCGAGCTTGCCAATTGTTTTATTTCCGTCATACTTTATAAATATGCAGAGAAAAGTCAGAGTAATACAGTAAAAATTTCAGATAAAAAAGTTTTATTCAGAAATATTGAAACAGATTAG
- a CDS encoding ROK family protein, whose product MNDAGNNYLKERNLKILKRILFEKKTATKTELSNISTLSTVTVNSLVKVLVETGEFIEGELIQQKMGRPAVIYSFNYNFQKYLLLSIQEEKNKLYINTVITNMAGEITDRKLYSFENIEMQAIIEIIDEAVKGNNSIAAIGISIPGQTKDEKIFVSWNEKLNGWNLKKEISSKYDIPVKVENDANLVTVGYCIKNNIYSRESVVGIYFPKDSLPGASIFWDGKIFTGKDGLAGEIKYLPDFINYRKITSVDSVIEKLINTIVLFNSITAPGLFIIYAENINEDEFQKRVYDNEIIKRQPNVPVIKVADTFGEDIITGLQWLVASDIDVQESVD is encoded by the coding sequence GTGAATGATGCAGGAAATAATTATTTAAAAGAAAGAAACTTGAAAATACTGAAAAGGATTTTATTTGAGAAAAAAACAGCTACAAAAACGGAATTATCGAATATTTCCACTTTAAGCACAGTAACTGTAAATTCACTTGTTAAAGTTCTGGTGGAAACCGGTGAATTTATTGAAGGTGAATTAATACAGCAAAAAATGGGGAGACCGGCTGTTATTTATTCATTTAATTATAACTTTCAAAAATATCTTCTTCTTTCAATTCAGGAGGAAAAAAATAAATTATATATAAATACGGTAATAACCAATATGGCCGGCGAAATAACAGACAGAAAGCTGTATTCCTTTGAGAATATCGAAATGCAGGCGATAATAGAAATTATAGACGAAGCAGTTAAGGGAAATAACAGCATAGCAGCGATAGGGATATCTATTCCCGGGCAGACTAAAGATGAGAAAATATTTGTAAGCTGGAATGAGAAGCTGAACGGCTGGAATTTGAAAAAGGAAATAAGCTCAAAATATGATATTCCGGTAAAAGTAGAGAATGATGCCAATTTAGTAACTGTAGGTTACTGTATAAAAAATAATATATACAGCAGAGAATCTGTGGTAGGTATATATTTTCCAAAAGACAGCCTTCCCGGAGCCAGTATATTTTGGGACGGAAAGATTTTTACGGGGAAAGACGGTCTGGCAGGAGAGATAAAATATCTTCCCGACTTTATTAATTACAGAAAGATAACTTCGGTTGACAGTGTCATAGAAAAGCTGATTAATACCATTGTTTTGTTTAACAGTATTACAGCACCTGGACTGTTTATAATTTATGCAGAAAATATAAATGAGGATGAATTTCAGAAGAGGGTATATGATAATGAAATCATAAAGAGACAGCCTAATGTACCGGTTATAAAGGTGGCGGATACTTTCGGGGAAGATATAATTACAGGTCTGCAATGGCTGGTAGCATCAGATATTGATGTACAGGAAAGTGTCGATTAA
- a CDS encoding Cof-type HAD-IIB family hydrolase has translation MGIKAIVMDVDGTLTNDKKEITPKTREVLLKAQEQGILLILASGRPTTGLVEMGKVLEMDKNNGLFISYNGSKVINFQTGEELFNEPLKLEDAKAVLEHMKKFEIKPMIDKGDYMYVNDVYNCMIRFRGEPFNVIKYESRGGNYKLCEIDDLAAFVDYPLNKILTAGEPEYLQEHYIEMMEPFKDKLNCMFTGPFYFEFTAKDIDKAKALDTVLKPLDITADEVIAFGDGHNDISIIKYAGTGVAMENAVADLKEAADEITLSNEQDGIAESLLKHISNL, from the coding sequence ATGGGAATAAAAGCTATTGTTATGGATGTTGACGGGACATTAACAAATGACAAAAAGGAAATCACGCCGAAAACGAGAGAAGTTTTGCTGAAAGCACAAGAACAAGGAATTCTACTGATTTTAGCTTCGGGCAGACCGACAACAGGCTTGGTTGAAATGGGGAAAGTGCTTGAGATGGATAAAAACAACGGACTGTTTATTTCATATAACGGTTCAAAGGTAATAAATTTTCAGACAGGGGAGGAATTATTTAATGAGCCTCTGAAGCTGGAAGACGCTAAAGCAGTATTGGAGCATATGAAAAAATTCGAGATAAAACCAATGATTGATAAGGGCGATTATATGTATGTAAACGATGTTTATAACTGTATGATTAGATTCAGAGGGGAACCCTTTAATGTTATAAAATATGAATCAAGAGGCGGCAATTATAAATTATGCGAGATTGATGATCTGGCAGCATTTGTGGATTACCCGCTGAATAAGATACTTACTGCCGGCGAGCCTGAGTATCTGCAGGAGCACTATATTGAAATGATGGAGCCGTTTAAAGATAAGCTGAATTGTATGTTTACAGGACCATTTTATTTTGAATTTACTGCGAAGGATATAGATAAGGCAAAAGCACTGGATACTGTGCTGAAGCCGCTGGATATAACAGCTGACGAAGTGATTGCATTTGGTGACGGGCATAATGACATCTCTATTATAAAGTATGCCGGAACAGGTGTAGCTATGGAAAATGCCGTAGCTGACCTGAAAGAGGCGGCAGATGAGATTACTTTGTCAAATGAACAGGACGGAATTGCGGAGTCTTTATTAAAGCATATTTCCAATCTTTGA
- a CDS encoding lysozyme inhibitor LprI family protein — MSKSKKIFLFLLFFSLISCKNNIFNKILDKKTKQTDSIEKNKADSVNQKIEKIVRKWNSATSNKDITALESILADKIEYYQQTVTKAEYISDKKKFFEKNNIYGQEIKGDIEYKILSERQVKVDFLKEVTTKNGTNDYPSYLIFENINGDWKLVLESDLISDENIKKKKSVSKNTNYEKNLIAKMKPVDQELDDMLSYSQSTADMTAAINYASGAWDTELNIIYKLLMEKLSKEEQISLRDKQRNWIKMRDSKINEAAAEFEGGSMGRVTGRSVFLEETKKRTLELSRIYDSL; from the coding sequence TTGTCTAAATCAAAAAAAATTTTTCTTTTTCTTTTATTTTTTTCTTTAATTTCCTGTAAGAACAATATCTTTAACAAGATATTAGATAAAAAAACAAAGCAGACAGACAGTATAGAAAAAAATAAAGCTGATTCAGTTAATCAGAAGATAGAAAAAATAGTCAGAAAATGGAATAGTGCCACGAGCAACAAGGATATTACAGCATTAGAATCAATACTGGCTGATAAAATAGAGTATTATCAGCAAACAGTTACCAAAGCAGAGTATATTTCAGACAAAAAGAAGTTTTTTGAAAAAAATAATATTTATGGTCAGGAAATAAAAGGGGATATTGAATATAAAATTCTTTCAGAGAGACAGGTTAAGGTTGATTTTTTGAAAGAAGTAACCACGAAAAACGGAACAAATGACTACCCGTCATACCTTATTTTTGAAAATATAAACGGAGACTGGAAATTAGTTTTGGAAAGTGACCTGATTTCAGATGAAAATATAAAGAAAAAAAAGAGTGTCTCCAAAAATACAAATTATGAAAAAAATCTGATTGCAAAAATGAAGCCTGTTGATCAGGAATTAGATGATATGCTGTCCTATTCACAGTCAACTGCTGATATGACTGCTGCTATAAATTATGCTTCCGGAGCATGGGATACAGAGCTTAATATTATTTATAAGCTTTTAATGGAAAAACTTTCAAAAGAGGAACAGATTTCATTAAGAGACAAACAGCGGAACTGGATAAAAATGAGAGACTCCAAAATAAATGAAGCAGCTGCTGAATTTGAAGGCGGTTCAATGGGCAGAGTCACCGGGAGAAGTGTATTTTTAGAGGAAACAAAAAAGAGAACACTGGAATTATCCAGAATTTATGACAGTTTGTAA
- the asrA gene encoding anaerobic sulfite reductase subunit AsrA, with product MKISLTKEDFNIALEKLKKDYRIFAPKLLPFKGTFSDTPVIRYEEINSFEEICFDQKSDFSPKEVLLPITQRMFYFTENDYKEPDVDNKKILLFLRSCDLHSVKRVDEIYLRNKFSDKYYETLRNKVKFAVMGCAESFENCFCVDMGTNKTDEYDMGVKTDGEKIFLDIRTEEFLTEFSGNEEEFGMDFVKKNKVHVSIPENINLEDVIDLDLWREYDSRCIACGKCNFVCPTCTCTTTQDIFYKENSSNGERRRVWASCHVDGFSDMAGGHSFRQKHGDRMRFKVMHKISDFRKRFGYQMCTGCGRCDDGCPEYISFSNCINKLNKVLKEKSAGLEGKDE from the coding sequence ATGAAAATTAGCTTAACAAAGGAAGACTTTAATATTGCTTTGGAAAAACTGAAAAAAGATTACAGAATTTTTGCTCCGAAACTTTTACCTTTTAAAGGAACTTTTTCTGATACACCAGTAATACGGTATGAGGAAATAAATTCATTTGAAGAGATCTGTTTTGACCAGAAATCGGATTTTTCACCAAAAGAAGTTCTTCTGCCGATTACTCAGAGAATGTTTTATTTTACAGAAAATGACTATAAAGAGCCTGATGTTGATAATAAGAAAATTCTATTATTTTTAAGAAGCTGTGACTTACATTCTGTAAAAAGAGTTGATGAAATTTATTTGAGAAATAAATTTTCTGATAAATATTATGAAACATTGAGAAACAAAGTAAAATTCGCAGTTATGGGATGTGCCGAATCATTTGAAAATTGTTTTTGCGTGGATATGGGAACTAATAAAACGGATGAATATGATATGGGAGTGAAAACAGACGGCGAAAAAATATTTTTAGATATAAGAACAGAGGAATTTTTAACGGAATTTTCCGGAAATGAAGAGGAATTCGGGATGGATTTTGTGAAAAAAAATAAAGTTCATGTTTCGATACCTGAAAATATTAATCTGGAAGATGTAATAGACTTGGATTTATGGCGGGAATATGACAGCAGATGTATAGCCTGCGGAAAATGTAATTTTGTCTGTCCGACTTGCACATGCACCACTACACAGGATATCTTCTATAAAGAAAACAGCAGTAACGGAGAACGTAGAAGAGTATGGGCGTCATGTCATGTAGATGGTTTTAGTGATATGGCAGGCGGACACAGCTTTAGACAAAAGCACGGGGACAGAATGAGATTTAAGGTAATGCATAAGATTTCGGACTTTAGGAAAAGATTTGGATACCAGATGTGTACAGGCTGCGGAAGATGTGACGACGGCTGTCCTGAATATATATCTTTTTCAAACTGTATAAATAAATTAAATAAGGTATTGAAAGAAAAAAGCGCCGGTCTGGAGGGAAAAGATGAATAA
- the asrB gene encoding anaerobic sulfite reductase subunit AsrB: protein MNNIYLPEASEILSVEKVTPIEWLFRVKFDKKVKSGQFIQISIPKVGEAPISIANFNEREGWIDFLIRKVGKVTDEIFNKQAGEKLFLRGPYGNGFSIENFENKHLVIVAGGSGVAPVRPIIEHFYENREKLKSFRMIAGFKDLESVIFKDDFTRWRKKIDVLVTLDKACSLEGICDGLVTKYIPETILPADLIDVEYIIVGPPVMMKFSCQEVLRRGLSKEQIWVSFERKMSCAVGKCGHCKIDETYICLEGPVFRYDFAEKLLD from the coding sequence ATGAATAATATATATTTGCCTGAGGCTTCCGAGATACTTTCAGTAGAGAAAGTAACTCCTATAGAATGGCTTTTCAGGGTAAAATTTGATAAAAAAGTGAAAAGCGGGCAGTTTATACAGATTTCTATTCCAAAAGTCGGGGAAGCACCTATTTCCATAGCTAATTTTAATGAAAGAGAAGGCTGGATAGATTTTCTCATAAGAAAAGTAGGAAAAGTAACTGATGAAATATTTAACAAGCAGGCAGGGGAAAAATTATTTTTAAGAGGGCCTTACGGGAACGGCTTTTCAATAGAGAATTTTGAAAACAAACACTTGGTAATAGTAGCCGGCGGAAGCGGTGTAGCTCCTGTAAGACCGATTATAGAGCATTTTTATGAAAACAGGGAAAAGCTGAAGTCTTTTAGAATGATAGCGGGTTTCAAAGATCTTGAGAGTGTAATATTCAAAGATGATTTCACAAGATGGAGAAAAAAGATAGATGTTCTGGTAACTCTGGATAAGGCATGCAGCCTTGAGGGAATATGTGACGGACTGGTAACCAAATATATACCGGAAACTATACTTCCGGCTGATCTCATTGATGTAGAGTATATAATAGTGGGACCGCCTGTTATGATGAAGTTTTCGTGTCAGGAGGTTTTGAGACGGGGATTATCGAAAGAACAGATATGGGTATCCTTTGAAAGGAAAATGTCATGTGCAGTAGGCAAATGCGGGCATTGTAAGATAGACGAGACATACATCTGTCTTGAAGGGCCTGTATTCAGATATGATTTTGCGGAAAAACTGCTGGATTAG